One Corvus moneduloides isolate bCorMon1 chromosome 21, bCorMon1.pri, whole genome shotgun sequence DNA window includes the following coding sequences:
- the CDK9 gene encoding cyclin-dependent kinase 9 has translation MAKQYDMVECPFCDEVSKYEKLAKIGQGTFGEVFKAKHRQTGKKVALKKVLMENEKEGFPITALREIKILQLLKHENVVNLIEICRTKASPYNRCKGSIYLVFDFCEHDLAGLLSNAHVKFTLSEIKKVMQMLLNGLYYIHRNKILHRDMKAANVLITRDGVLKLADFGLARAFSLAKNSQPNRYTNRVVTLWYRPPELLLGERDYGPPIDLWGAGCIMAEMWTRSPIMQGNTEQHQLTLISQLCGSITPEVWPNVDKYELYEKLDLPKGQKRKVKDRLKAYVKDPYALDLIDKLLVLDPAQRIDSDDALNHDFFWSDPMPSDLKNMLSTHNQSMFEYLAPPRRRGGHMPQQPANQGRNPAATNQTEFDRVF, from the exons ATGGCCAAGCAGTACGATATGGTCGAGTGTCCCTTCTGCGACGAGGTCTCCAAGTACGAGAAGCTCGCCAAGATCGGGCAGGGCACCTTCGG gGAAGTTTTCAAAGCCAAACATCGCCAGACAGGCAAGAAAGTAGCACTGAAGAAGGTGTTGatggaaaatgagaaggaaggG tttcCCATCACAGCCTTGCGAGAGATTAAAATCCTCCAGCTGCTCAAGCATGAGAACGTTGTGAACCTCATAGAAATCTGCAGGACCAAAG cctctccgTACAACCGGTGCAAGGGCAGCATCTACCTTGTGTTTGACTTCTGTGAGCACGACCTGGCTGGCCTTCTCAGCAATGCCCACGTCAAGTTCACACTGTCAGAGATCAAGAAAGTTATGCAGATGCTCCTGAATGGACTTTACTACATCCACAGGAACAAG ATCTTGCACCGAGACATGAAAGCAGCGAACGTCCTTATCACGCGGGATGGAGTCTTGAAGCTGGCGGACTTTGGGCTGGCTCGAGCTTTCAGCCTGGCTAAGAACAGCCAGCCAAACCGCTACACCAACCGCGTGGTGACCCTGTGGTATCggcccccagagctgctcctaG GGGAGCGGGACTACGGCCCCCCCATTGACCTCTGGGGCGCAGGCTGCATCATGGCAGAGATGTGGACCCGCAGCCCCATCATGCAGGGGAACACggagcagcaccagctcacTCTCATCAGCCAGCTCTGTGGATCCATCACGCCGGAG gtTTGGCCGAACGTGGATAAATACGAGCTGTACGAGAAGCTGGATCTCCCCAAGGGGCAGAAGCGGAAGGTGAAGGATCGCCTCAAGGCCTATGTCAAAGACCCCTACGCGCTCGACCTCATCGAcaagctgctggtgctggacCCCGCCCAGCGCATTGACAGTGACGACGCCCTGAACCACGACTTCTTCTGGTCGGACCCCATGCCCTCAGACCTCAAAAACATGCTGTCCACCCACAACCAGTCCATGTTTGAGTACCTGGCCCCACCACGCAGGAGGGGTGGGCACATGCCCCAGCAGCCGGCGAACCAAGGCAGGAACCCAGCTGCCACCAACCAGACTGAATTTGACAGAGTGTTTTGA
- the FPGS gene encoding folylpolyglutamate synthase, mitochondrial isoform X3, giving the protein MDYQDAIRMLNTLQTNASYLEQVKRERGDPQAQLEAMQGFLERSGLKVEDLDRLNIIHVTGTKGKGSACAFTECILRSYGLKTGFYSSPHLVQVRERIRINGQPISKDLFNKYFWLVYNRLEETKDPVHASMPAYFRFLTIMAFHVFLQEKVDLAVVEVGIGGTYDCTNIIRAPVVCGVSSLGIDHTSILGDTMEKIAWQKGGIFKPGVPAFTVAQPERPLEVLRERAQERKCPLYLCPELDDFEEGCRALELGLAGAHQRSNAALALQLARMWLQRRGCQALGELKEVPPSTELVGRPVPVAPAFRLTDAMIQGLRDTEWLGRTQVLSHGPVTWYLDGAHTTSSIQACVRWFRQAALNQDKPHDGSEVRVLLFNATGDRDTAALLKLLVPCHFDYAVFCPNFTEVSVANNADQQNFNVTLENALTRCLENQRTWTTLLEERVGQDPWLPSPLWVGGLLQPAPTRGSLLLVPPAPRPLNSPALVFPCLAQALQWVAQGRDPHLAAPTASGAHPHPAASSGAVLLREAAVVRVLVTGSLHLVGGALRLLDPALSQ; this is encoded by the exons ATGGACTACCAG GATGCAATCCGGATGCTCAACACCCTGCAGACTAATGCCAGCTacctggagcaggtgaagcGGGAGCGTGGTGACCCCCAGGCCCAGCTGGAAGCTATGCAGGGCTTTTTGGAGAGGAGCGGACTGAAG GTCGAGGACCTGGATCGACTGAACATCATCCACGTCACGGGGACGAAGGGCAAG GGCTCAGCATGTGCCTTCACTGAATGCATCCTCCGCAGCTACGGGCTGAAGACGGGCTTTTACAG ctcccctcaCCTCGTGCAGGTGCGCGAGCGGATCCGCATCAATGGGCAGCCCATCAGCAAGGACCTCTTCAACAAGTACTTCTGGCTGGTCTATAACCGCCTGGAGGAGACCAAG gaCCCAGTGCATGCCAGTATGCCGGCGTATTTCCGCTTCCTCACCATCATGGCCTTCCACGTCTTCCTGCAGGAGAAG GTGGACCTGGCGGTGGTGGAAGTTGGCATTGGCGGCACCTATGACTGCACCAACATCATCAG GGCACCGGTGGTGTGTGGGGTCTCCTCCCTGGGCATCGACCACACCAGCATCCTAGGGGACACCATGGAGAAGATCGCCTGGCAGAAGGGGGGCATTTTTAAG CCAGGTGTGCCGGCATTCACCGTGGCGCAGCCGGAGCGGCCGCTGGAGGTGCTGAGGGAGCGAGCCCAGGAGCGGAAG TGTCCCCTCTacctctgcccagagctggatgaCTTCGAGGAGGGCTGCCGGGcgctggagctggggctggcggGTGCCCACCAGCGCTCCAATGCCGCCCTGGCCTTGCAGCTGGCGCGGATGTGGCTGCAGCGCCGCGGCTGCCAGG CTCTTGGGGAGCTGAAGGAAGTGCCGCCGAGCACCGAGCTCGTGGGGAGGCCAGTGCCAGTGGCGCCTGCCTTCCGACTGACTGATGCCATGATTCAAG GCCTGCGGGACACAGAGTGGCTGGGCCGGACTCAGGTGCTCTCCCATGGCCCTGTGACGTGGTACTTGGACGGAGCTcacaccaccagcagcatccaggCCTGTGTCCGCTGGTTCCGTCAGGCCGCCCTCAACCAGGACAAGCCCCATGA TGGTTCTGAGGTGCGTGTGCTGCTCTTCAATGCCACAGGCGACCGGGACACGGCGGCACTGCTcaagctgctggtg cCCTGTCACTTCGACTACGCTGTTTTCTGCCCCAACTTCACGGAGGTGTCGGTGGCCAACAACGCAG ACCAGCAAAACTTCAACGTGACGCTGGAGAATGCCCTGACCCGCTGCCTGGAGAACCAGCGGACGTGGACAACGCTCCTGGAGGAAAGAGTGGGCCAGGACCCCTGGCTCCCATCTCCCCTGTGGGTGggggggctgctgcagccagcccctACCCGaggctccctgctcctggtgcccccagccccacgaCCGCTCAATTCCCCAGCCCTCGTGTTCCCGTGCCTGGCCCAGGCGCTGCAGTGGGTAGCACAGGGCCGGGACCCCCATCTGGCAGCCCCCACAGCCTCGGGGGCTCACCCCCACCCCGCAGccagcagtggggctgtgctgctgcggGAGGCAGCCGTTGTCCGTGTCCTGGTAACCGGCAGCCTGCACTTGGTGGGGGGGGCCCTGCGGCTGCTCGACCCTGCACTGTCCCAGTAA
- the FPGS gene encoding folylpolyglutamate synthase, mitochondrial isoform X1 produces MPAAARHVSSLPARVTPQSAVPRGSTRDAIRMLNTLQTNASYLEQVKRERGDPQAQLEAMQGFLERSGLKVEDLDRLNIIHVTGTKGKGSACAFTECILRSYGLKTGFYSSPHLVQVRERIRINGQPISKDLFNKYFWLVYNRLEETKDPVHASMPAYFRFLTIMAFHVFLQEKVDLAVVEVGIGGTYDCTNIIRAPVVCGVSSLGIDHTSILGDTMEKIAWQKGGIFKPGVPAFTVAQPERPLEVLRERAQERKCPLYLCPELDDFEEGCRALELGLAGAHQRSNAALALQLARMWLQRRGCQALGELKEVPPSTELVGRPVPVAPAFRLTDAMIQGLRDTEWLGRTQVLSHGPVTWYLDGAHTTSSIQACVRWFRQAALNQDKPHDGSEVRVLLFNATGDRDTAALLKLLVPCHFDYAVFCPNFTEVSVANNADQQNFNVTLENALTRCLENQRTWTTLLEERVGQDPWLPSPLWVGGLLQPAPTRGSLLLVPPAPRPLNSPALVFPCLAQALQWVAQGRDPHLAAPTASGAHPHPAASSGAVLLREAAVVRVLVTGSLHLVGGALRLLDPALSQ; encoded by the exons ATGCCGGCTGCCGCGCGCCACGTGTCTTCGCTTCCTGCTCGGGTCACCCCGCAAAGCGCCGTGCCCCGTGGCAGCACGCGG GATGCAATCCGGATGCTCAACACCCTGCAGACTAATGCCAGCTacctggagcaggtgaagcGGGAGCGTGGTGACCCCCAGGCCCAGCTGGAAGCTATGCAGGGCTTTTTGGAGAGGAGCGGACTGAAG GTCGAGGACCTGGATCGACTGAACATCATCCACGTCACGGGGACGAAGGGCAAG GGCTCAGCATGTGCCTTCACTGAATGCATCCTCCGCAGCTACGGGCTGAAGACGGGCTTTTACAG ctcccctcaCCTCGTGCAGGTGCGCGAGCGGATCCGCATCAATGGGCAGCCCATCAGCAAGGACCTCTTCAACAAGTACTTCTGGCTGGTCTATAACCGCCTGGAGGAGACCAAG gaCCCAGTGCATGCCAGTATGCCGGCGTATTTCCGCTTCCTCACCATCATGGCCTTCCACGTCTTCCTGCAGGAGAAG GTGGACCTGGCGGTGGTGGAAGTTGGCATTGGCGGCACCTATGACTGCACCAACATCATCAG GGCACCGGTGGTGTGTGGGGTCTCCTCCCTGGGCATCGACCACACCAGCATCCTAGGGGACACCATGGAGAAGATCGCCTGGCAGAAGGGGGGCATTTTTAAG CCAGGTGTGCCGGCATTCACCGTGGCGCAGCCGGAGCGGCCGCTGGAGGTGCTGAGGGAGCGAGCCCAGGAGCGGAAG TGTCCCCTCTacctctgcccagagctggatgaCTTCGAGGAGGGCTGCCGGGcgctggagctggggctggcggGTGCCCACCAGCGCTCCAATGCCGCCCTGGCCTTGCAGCTGGCGCGGATGTGGCTGCAGCGCCGCGGCTGCCAGG CTCTTGGGGAGCTGAAGGAAGTGCCGCCGAGCACCGAGCTCGTGGGGAGGCCAGTGCCAGTGGCGCCTGCCTTCCGACTGACTGATGCCATGATTCAAG GCCTGCGGGACACAGAGTGGCTGGGCCGGACTCAGGTGCTCTCCCATGGCCCTGTGACGTGGTACTTGGACGGAGCTcacaccaccagcagcatccaggCCTGTGTCCGCTGGTTCCGTCAGGCCGCCCTCAACCAGGACAAGCCCCATGA TGGTTCTGAGGTGCGTGTGCTGCTCTTCAATGCCACAGGCGACCGGGACACGGCGGCACTGCTcaagctgctggtg cCCTGTCACTTCGACTACGCTGTTTTCTGCCCCAACTTCACGGAGGTGTCGGTGGCCAACAACGCAG ACCAGCAAAACTTCAACGTGACGCTGGAGAATGCCCTGACCCGCTGCCTGGAGAACCAGCGGACGTGGACAACGCTCCTGGAGGAAAGAGTGGGCCAGGACCCCTGGCTCCCATCTCCCCTGTGGGTGggggggctgctgcagccagcccctACCCGaggctccctgctcctggtgcccccagccccacgaCCGCTCAATTCCCCAGCCCTCGTGTTCCCGTGCCTGGCCCAGGCGCTGCAGTGGGTAGCACAGGGCCGGGACCCCCATCTGGCAGCCCCCACAGCCTCGGGGGCTCACCCCCACCCCGCAGccagcagtggggctgtgctgctgcggGAGGCAGCCGTTGTCCGTGTCCTGGTAACCGGCAGCCTGCACTTGGTGGGGGGGGCCCTGCGGCTGCTCGACCCTGCACTGTCCCAGTAA
- the FPGS gene encoding folylpolyglutamate synthase, mitochondrial isoform X2 produces MAEMLPAWVTSDTAEGTEPEGDAIRMLNTLQTNASYLEQVKRERGDPQAQLEAMQGFLERSGLKVEDLDRLNIIHVTGTKGKGSACAFTECILRSYGLKTGFYSSPHLVQVRERIRINGQPISKDLFNKYFWLVYNRLEETKDPVHASMPAYFRFLTIMAFHVFLQEKVDLAVVEVGIGGTYDCTNIIRAPVVCGVSSLGIDHTSILGDTMEKIAWQKGGIFKPGVPAFTVAQPERPLEVLRERAQERKCPLYLCPELDDFEEGCRALELGLAGAHQRSNAALALQLARMWLQRRGCQALGELKEVPPSTELVGRPVPVAPAFRLTDAMIQGLRDTEWLGRTQVLSHGPVTWYLDGAHTTSSIQACVRWFRQAALNQDKPHDGSEVRVLLFNATGDRDTAALLKLLVPCHFDYAVFCPNFTEVSVANNADQQNFNVTLENALTRCLENQRTWTTLLEERVGQDPWLPSPLWVGGLLQPAPTRGSLLLVPPAPRPLNSPALVFPCLAQALQWVAQGRDPHLAAPTASGAHPHPAASSGAVLLREAAVVRVLVTGSLHLVGGALRLLDPALSQ; encoded by the exons ATGGCGGAGATGCTGCCGGCGTGGGTGACCAGTGACACCGCCGAGGGGACTGAGCCTGAAGGG GATGCAATCCGGATGCTCAACACCCTGCAGACTAATGCCAGCTacctggagcaggtgaagcGGGAGCGTGGTGACCCCCAGGCCCAGCTGGAAGCTATGCAGGGCTTTTTGGAGAGGAGCGGACTGAAG GTCGAGGACCTGGATCGACTGAACATCATCCACGTCACGGGGACGAAGGGCAAG GGCTCAGCATGTGCCTTCACTGAATGCATCCTCCGCAGCTACGGGCTGAAGACGGGCTTTTACAG ctcccctcaCCTCGTGCAGGTGCGCGAGCGGATCCGCATCAATGGGCAGCCCATCAGCAAGGACCTCTTCAACAAGTACTTCTGGCTGGTCTATAACCGCCTGGAGGAGACCAAG gaCCCAGTGCATGCCAGTATGCCGGCGTATTTCCGCTTCCTCACCATCATGGCCTTCCACGTCTTCCTGCAGGAGAAG GTGGACCTGGCGGTGGTGGAAGTTGGCATTGGCGGCACCTATGACTGCACCAACATCATCAG GGCACCGGTGGTGTGTGGGGTCTCCTCCCTGGGCATCGACCACACCAGCATCCTAGGGGACACCATGGAGAAGATCGCCTGGCAGAAGGGGGGCATTTTTAAG CCAGGTGTGCCGGCATTCACCGTGGCGCAGCCGGAGCGGCCGCTGGAGGTGCTGAGGGAGCGAGCCCAGGAGCGGAAG TGTCCCCTCTacctctgcccagagctggatgaCTTCGAGGAGGGCTGCCGGGcgctggagctggggctggcggGTGCCCACCAGCGCTCCAATGCCGCCCTGGCCTTGCAGCTGGCGCGGATGTGGCTGCAGCGCCGCGGCTGCCAGG CTCTTGGGGAGCTGAAGGAAGTGCCGCCGAGCACCGAGCTCGTGGGGAGGCCAGTGCCAGTGGCGCCTGCCTTCCGACTGACTGATGCCATGATTCAAG GCCTGCGGGACACAGAGTGGCTGGGCCGGACTCAGGTGCTCTCCCATGGCCCTGTGACGTGGTACTTGGACGGAGCTcacaccaccagcagcatccaggCCTGTGTCCGCTGGTTCCGTCAGGCCGCCCTCAACCAGGACAAGCCCCATGA TGGTTCTGAGGTGCGTGTGCTGCTCTTCAATGCCACAGGCGACCGGGACACGGCGGCACTGCTcaagctgctggtg cCCTGTCACTTCGACTACGCTGTTTTCTGCCCCAACTTCACGGAGGTGTCGGTGGCCAACAACGCAG ACCAGCAAAACTTCAACGTGACGCTGGAGAATGCCCTGACCCGCTGCCTGGAGAACCAGCGGACGTGGACAACGCTCCTGGAGGAAAGAGTGGGCCAGGACCCCTGGCTCCCATCTCCCCTGTGGGTGggggggctgctgcagccagcccctACCCGaggctccctgctcctggtgcccccagccccacgaCCGCTCAATTCCCCAGCCCTCGTGTTCCCGTGCCTGGCCCAGGCGCTGCAGTGGGTAGCACAGGGCCGGGACCCCCATCTGGCAGCCCCCACAGCCTCGGGGGCTCACCCCCACCCCGCAGccagcagtggggctgtgctgctgcggGAGGCAGCCGTTGTCCGTGTCCTGGTAACCGGCAGCCTGCACTTGGTGGGGGGGGCCCTGCGGCTGCTCGACCCTGCACTGTCCCAGTAA
- the ENG gene encoding endoglin, with translation MSGAALFPIAWASACPHGLGQALIPITGGSSGIIWVGGPHQNPCIPSLPSVVPALGVPGCTYPGYQCPPPAWGASSAPLRSCSSARRCGETEARRLRGTGDPSSPPPPGPVGPAPAPPAAFPPPRTLLRRESVSCRCRRPHSALAPGERPQADMGPRSVPLLPLLLALLGRPGPGRAEGCDLQPVTAEPPIILSYATSTVPRGCVSNSSLDTGHEVHVLSVRWSKASPVPLMVTATPRDDTCSRSAVLVLLCARCSASITSPCSNLIIRTDAHLSPEAIGAPNPEPPMVSSKEQLLTWALATYGGITSYSELQDPRRVQLHLGEDARSPPECIPQEHFNAILHLETEVFFHGVKSCSRSDAQSSRAAHIIHLQSEPSSPIKEVNLSLSCPEKSVGNQMLILQSKANFTWSLSLKCYIQLLVSGSYRMVPLFPTLFPGVLLPDTEQDLIAKAFEKNYSVIASYSAIPASTHISLEIQGHEMAKTPVTTTPLVITQPPDLPHQVLLTLKPWKCTDETMEIVIIRSYLEPIKDVVNITLRDISCQAEKNATHFMLKSPLSHCGTSLEGRGYANNELILSLAKDAVLRSVRVGFQCEIPRELFLRLFPTAAFEAPQTELEINKEAFVQASMRWMDHPADLQLKECWLVASGKEPVLLVQGGEARGAGVAVLEGPPSSHGRKVWRFRFTYTIPEDGHIPFSAMLKCKAGLQNDTIFEKVLEVTVKDAWRPLSYRGLGLAAVLGITFGAFLIGALLTAGLWYIYSHTRPISKLQPVSSTAPASESSSTNHSIGSTQSTPCSTSSMA, from the exons ATGTCGGGGGCAGCCCTCTTCCCCATCGCCTGGGCCAGCGCCTGTCCCCATGGCCTGGGGCAGGCCCTCATCCCCATCACTGGGGGCAGCTCGGGAATAATTTGGGTGGGTGGACCCCACCAGAACCCCTGtatcccatccctcccctcaGTAGTGCCAGCCCTGGGAGTCCCTGGCTGCACTTACCCCGGGTACCAGTGCCCTCCCCCCGCCTGGGGCGCTTCCAGTGCCCCCCTCCGGAGCTGCAGCTCCGCACGGCgctgtggggaaactgaggcacggcgCCTCCGGGGGACGGGGGATCCATCCTCTCcgcccccccccggccccgtcGGCCCGGCCCCAGCGCCGCCAGCGGCATTTCCTCCGCCGCGGACCCTCCTCCGAAGGGAGTCGGTTTcctgccgctgccgccgcccgcaCTCGGCGCTGGCTCCCGGGGAGCGGCCGCAGGCGGACATGGGCCCCCGCTCCGTCCCGCTCCTGCCGCTGCTCCTGGCGCTGCTCGGCCGCCCGG GCCCCGGGAGAGCCGAGGGCTGTGACCTGCAGCCGGTGACAGCGGAGCCACCCATCATCCTCTCCTATGCCACCAGCACGGTGCCACGGGGCTGCGTCAGCAACAGCTCCCTGGACACTGGCCATGAAGTCCATGTCCTCAGCGTCAGGTGGTCCAAG GCCTCTCCTGTCCCACTGATGGTAACAGCCACTCCACGAGATGATACCTGCAGCCGGTCAGCAGTGCTCGTTCTCCTCTGTGCCCgctgctctgccagcatcaCCTCCCCGTGCTCAAACCTGATCATCCGCACC GATGCCCATCTCAGCCCGGAGGCCATTGGAGCACCAAACCCTGAGCCACCCATGGTCTccagcaaggagcagctgctgacttGGGCTCTGGCTACCTACGGGGGCATCACATCATACAGTGAGCTGCAGGACCCCCGCAGGGTCCAGCTCCACCTGGGAGAAG ATGCCCGCAGCCCTCCAGAATGCATTCCCCAGGAGCACTTCAATGCCATTCTGCACCTTGAGACTGAGGTCTTCTTCCATGGGGTGAAGAGCTGCTCACGTAGTGACGCCCAGAGTTCCAGGGCTGCTCACATCATCCATCTGCAGTCGGAGCCCAG CTCCCCCATCAAAGAGGTGAACCTGTCTCTGAGCTGTCCCGAGAAATCTGTCGGCAACCAGATGCTCATCCTGCAGAGCAAGGCCAACTTCACCTGGTCCCTCTCCTTGAAGTGCTACATCCAGTTACTG GTCTCTGGGAGTTACAGGATGGTGCCCTTATTCCCAACGCTGTTCCCTGGGGTTCTCTTGCCTGACACAGAGCAGGACCTCATCGCTAAAGCCTTCGAGAAGAACTACAGTGTCATTGCATCCTACTCTGCCatccctgccagcacccacaTCAGCCTGGAGATCCAGGGGCACG AGATGGCCAAGACACCTGTGACAACCACCCCCCTTGTCATCACACAGCCCCCAGACTTGCCCCACCAGGTGCTGCTCACACTCAAGCCCTGGAAGTGCACAGATGAAACCATGGAGATCGTCATCATCAGGTCTTACCTGGAG CCGATCAAGGATGTGGTGAACATCACCCTGAGGGACatcagctgccaggcagagAAAAATGCCACCCACTTCATGTTGAAAAGCCCCCTCAGCCACTGTGGCACCTCACTGGAGGGCAGGGGCTATGCCAACAATGAG CTCATCCTCAGCCTGGCCAAGGATGCAGTGCTCCGGAGTGTGCGG GTGGGCTTCCAGTGCGAGATCCCGCGGGAGCTCTTCCTGCGCCTTTTCCCCACCGCTGCCTTCGAGGCACCGCAGACGGAGCTGGAGATCAACAAGGAGGCCTTTGTGCAG GCGTCCATGCGGTGGATGGATCACCCAGCTGACCTGCAGCTGAAGGAGTGCTGGCTGGTGGCCTCAGGGAAggagccagtgctgctggtgcagggtggggaggcccGTGGCGCTGGGGTGGCCGTGCTGGAGGGCCCTCCCAGCAGCCATGGGAGGAAGGTCTGGCGCTTCCGCTTCACCTACACCATTCCTGAGGATGGACACATTCCCTTCTCTGCCATGCTCAAGTGCAAGGCTGGCTTGCAG AACGACACTATCTTCGAGAAGGTCCTGGAGGTGACAGTGAAGGATGCCTGGCGGCCGCTCAGCT ACcgtgggctggggctggccgCTGTCCTGGGCATCACCTTTGGTGCCTTCCTCATCGGGGCACTCCTCACTGCTGGGCTCTGGTACATCTACTCACACACCC GTCCCATCTCCAAACTGCAGCCGGTTTCCAGCACGGCGCCGGCCTcggagagcagcagcaccaaccACAGCATCggcagcacccagagcaccCCCTGCTCTACCAGCAGCATGGCCTGA